In the genome of Entelurus aequoreus isolate RoL-2023_Sb linkage group LG08, RoL_Eaeq_v1.1, whole genome shotgun sequence, one region contains:
- the chtopa gene encoding chromatin target of PRMT1a isoform X2, with protein MSAGSSQTVILKSTTKVSLNERFTNMLKNKQPTPVSIRATMQQQHIASARNRRLAQQMENRPSVQAALNHKQSLKQRLGKSNIQARLGRPMGMGMRGGAVGGRGGLRGMTRGLRGRGRGGMMRGALSLRGKRMVPGGPMRGRGAVGRMPMRRGGRQRGGFPGRGGPMGRGAGRGGVSRGRGGLRGRSGFAGRRGRGRGVGRPSVTREQLDNQLDAYMSKTKGHLDAELDAYMAQADPDSME; from the exons ATGAGTGCTGGATCTTCTCAAACAGTTATCCTGAAGAGCACCACCAAAGTGTCCCTGAACGAGCG CTTCACTAACATGCTGAAGAACAAGCAGCCCACTCCGGTTAGCATTCGAGCCACCATGCAACAGCAACATATTGCCAGTGCCCGCAATCGCCGGCTGGCCCAGCAGATGGAGAATCGACCGTCGGTGCAGGCAGCTCTGAATCACAAACAG AGCCTGAAGCAGCGATTGGGGAAGAGCAACATCCAAGCCCGGCTGGGTCGACCTATGGGGATGGGTATGCGTGGAGGCGCGGTTGGTGGCAGAGGAGGATTGCGAGGAATGACCAGAGGACTTCGCGGAAGAGGCAGAGGAGGAATGATGAGAGGTGCTCTCTCCCTGAGAG GAAAGCGAATGGTTCCTGGTGGCCCCATGCGAGGTCGTGGCGCTGTTGGTCGTATGCCAATGCGAAGAGGCGGCCGTCAGAGAGGAGGATTTCCTGGCCGAGGTGGACCTATGGGGAGAGGTGCAGGCCGTGGAGGAGTATCCAGAG GCCGCGGAGGACTCCGTGGGCGCAGCGGCTTTGCTGGCCGCCGTGGCCGTGGCAGAGGGGTCGGCCGACCCTCTGTGACCCGTGAACAACTGGACAACCAGCTGGACGCTTACATGTCCAAGACAAAAGGTCATCTAGACGCTGAATTGGATGCCTACATGGCCCAAGCAGACCCGGATAGTATGGAGTGA
- the chtopa gene encoding chromatin target of PRMT1a isoform X1, which yields MQHSLNLQQKPVKMSAGSSQTVILKSTTKVSLNERFTNMLKNKQPTPVSIRATMQQQHIASARNRRLAQQMENRPSVQAALNHKQSLKQRLGKSNIQARLGRPMGMGMRGGAVGGRGGLRGMTRGLRGRGRGGMMRGALSLRGKRMVPGGPMRGRGAVGRMPMRRGGRQRGGFPGRGGPMGRGAGRGGVSRGRGGLRGRSGFAGRRGRGRGVGRPSVTREQLDNQLDAYMSKTKGHLDAELDAYMAQADPDSME from the exons ATGCAACATTCATT gaACCTGCAACAGAAGCCAGTCAAAATGAGTGCTGGATCTTCTCAAACAGTTATCCTGAAGAGCACCACCAAAGTGTCCCTGAACGAGCG CTTCACTAACATGCTGAAGAACAAGCAGCCCACTCCGGTTAGCATTCGAGCCACCATGCAACAGCAACATATTGCCAGTGCCCGCAATCGCCGGCTGGCCCAGCAGATGGAGAATCGACCGTCGGTGCAGGCAGCTCTGAATCACAAACAG AGCCTGAAGCAGCGATTGGGGAAGAGCAACATCCAAGCCCGGCTGGGTCGACCTATGGGGATGGGTATGCGTGGAGGCGCGGTTGGTGGCAGAGGAGGATTGCGAGGAATGACCAGAGGACTTCGCGGAAGAGGCAGAGGAGGAATGATGAGAGGTGCTCTCTCCCTGAGAG GAAAGCGAATGGTTCCTGGTGGCCCCATGCGAGGTCGTGGCGCTGTTGGTCGTATGCCAATGCGAAGAGGCGGCCGTCAGAGAGGAGGATTTCCTGGCCGAGGTGGACCTATGGGGAGAGGTGCAGGCCGTGGAGGAGTATCCAGAG GCCGCGGAGGACTCCGTGGGCGCAGCGGCTTTGCTGGCCGCCGTGGCCGTGGCAGAGGGGTCGGCCGACCCTCTGTGACCCGTGAACAACTGGACAACCAGCTGGACGCTTACATGTCCAAGACAAAAGGTCATCTAGACGCTGAATTGGATGCCTACATGGCCCAAGCAGACCCGGATAGTATGGAGTGA
- the snapin gene encoding SNARE-associated protein Snapin, producing the protein MASGAVVDDSSGKDAIAEGMYNILQPAVQQLDLHVHSVRESQVELREHIDNLASELCRINEHQKVALDLDPYVKKLLNARRRVVLVNNILQNAQERLRRLNHNVAKETARRKTMLEASGVFNTRSPSKP; encoded by the exons ATGGCGTCTGGGGCTGTTGTTGACGATTCCTCAGGCAAAGACGCAATTGCAGAGGGGATGTATAACATCTTACAACCAGCCGTCCAGCAGCTGGACCTGCATGTGCACTCAGTCAG AGAAAGCCAAGTGGAACTGAGAGAACACATTGACAACCTTGCGTCAG AACTATGCCGGATAAATGAACATCAAAAAGTGGCTCTAGACCTGGACCCATATGTAAAGAAGCTTCTCAATGCAAGACGAAGAGTCGTGCTCGTAAACAACATTTTACAGAACGCTCAG GAACGTCTAAGAAGACTAAACCATAATGTAGCCAAAGAGACTGCGAGAAGGAAGACGATGCTGGAGGCTTCAGGAGTGTTTAACACTCGCTCCCCCAGTAAACCCTGA